From Cucumis melo cultivar AY chromosome 1, USDA_Cmelo_AY_1.0, whole genome shotgun sequence, a single genomic window includes:
- the LOC103500041 gene encoding pentatricopeptide repeat-containing protein At1g76280 isoform X1: protein MHRASFRLGSIADSIYRFKPHELVRKQDASKLVFHRALLISKGSEIWGNGAESTAFMQIQIVDALRLGDRSKASNLLMVLGQEKCSLTADNFVRILSYCAKSPDPLFVMETWKIMEERGIFLNNTCSLLMIEALCKGGYLDEAFGLINFLAESHVMFPVLPVYNCFLRACAIRQSTVHASQCLDLMDHRMVGKNEATYSELLKLAVCQENSSSVHEIWTDFVKNYSPSVSSLRKFIWSFARLGDLTSAYTALQKMVALATGATGRKLQSLDIPIPLRTEFYHNNFNFEEKEPSIDEFFCKKMVPWNGDVGGISVNDMKCGETGPLTVPNNHRSSFVRKVLRWSSNDVMRSCSLAGNCGLAEQLMQQMHKLGLQPSSHTFDGFVRSVVSERGFSAGMEILKVMQQRGLEPYDSTLAAVSVSCSKALELDLAEALLERLSACPYPYPFNAFLSACGVMDQPERAMRMLVKMKQMKVVPDVRTYELLYSLFGNVNAPYEEGDKLSQVDAAKRIRMIEMDMGKHGIQYSHFSMMNLLKALGAEGMKKEVLQYLNLAENLFYYNNTSLGMPVYNTVLHFLVDSKEIYMAIELFNNMKNSGFFPDAATFEIMLDCCSVMGCLKSAFALLSLMIRSGFCPQILTYTSLVKIVLGFGRFDDALNLLDQASSEGIELDVIIMNTIMRKACEKARIDVIEFLVEKMNREKIQPDPSTCHNVFSAYVNLGYHSTAMEALQVLSMRMLLCEEDDDSVTEYMENFVLAEDTGADSRIAEFFKCSREYLGFALFNLRWCAMLGYSVCCSPNQSPWAMRLASSYDGYKNLIR from the exons ATGCACAG GGCAAGCTTTCGTTTGGGATCAATAGCTGACTCGATATATAGATTCAAGCCGCACGAACTT GTGCGAAAACAGGATGCAAGCAAATTGGTATTCCATCGGGCGCTTCTCATCTCCAAGG GTAGTGAAATTTGGGGAAATGGAGCAGAGTCAACTGCATTCATGCAAATACAGATCGTCGATGCACTTCGTCTGGGTGATAGAAGTAAGGCATCCAACCTGCTTATGGTTCTTGGCCAGGAAAAGTGCTCTTTAACTGCAGATAATTTTGTTCGCATTTTGAGCTACTGTGCAAAATCCCCTGATCCGCTG TTTGTCATGGAGACTTGGAAAATAATGGAAGAAAGAGGAATTTTTCTAAATAACACATGCTCCTTACTTATGATAGAAGCACTCTGTAAAGGGGGTTACTTGGATGAG GCATTTGGTCTTATAAATTTCCTAGCAGAAAGTCATGTAATGTTCCCTGTTCTGCCTGTGTACAATTGTTTCTTGAGAGCCTGTGCCATAAGACAAAGTACGGTTCATGCTAGTCAATGTTTGGATCTTATGGATCACAGAATGGTTGGGAAGAATGAAGCTACATATTCTGAGCTACTCAAG CTTGCAGTTTGTCAGGAAAACTCGTCTTCTGTGCATGAAATCTGGACAGACTTTGTAAAAAACTACAGTCCAAGTGTTTCATCGCTGAGGAAGTTTATATGGTCTTTCGCAAGGCTGGGAGACCTGACATCTGCATATACTGCACTGCAAAAGATGGTGGCTTTGGCTACTGGAGCCACAGGAAGAAAGTTACAATCTTTGGACATTCCTATACCTTTAAGAACTGAATTTTatcataataattttaattttgaggaAAAAGAACCCTCTATTGATGAGTTCTTCTGTAAGAAAATGGTCCCCTGGAATGGTGACGTAGGGGGGATTTCTGTTAATGATATGAAATGTGGAGAAACTGGTCCATTAACTGTGCCAAACAATCACAGAAGCAGTTTTGTAAGGAAGGTTTTGAGATGGTCTTCCAATGATGTGATGCGTTCATGCTCTCTTGCTGGGAACTGTGGTCTTGCAGAGCAGCTAATGCAACAG ATGCATAAACTTGGATTGCAACCGTCATCCCACACATTTGATGGTTTTGTTAGATCAGTTGTCTCAGAGAGAGGTTTCAGTGCTGGCATGGAAATA TTAAAAGTAATGCAACAGAGGGGATTGGAGCCATATGATTCAACTCTTGCTGCTGTTTCAGTAAGTTGTAGCAAGGCACTAGAACTTGATTTGGCTGAAGCTCTACTTGAACGACTTTCAGCTTGTCCTTACCCGTACCCCTTCAATGCATTTCTTTCTGCATGTGGCGTGATG GATCAGCCTGAACGTGCCATGCGTATGCTTGTTAAAATGAAACAAATGAAGGTGGTTCCAGATGTCAGGACCTATGAGCTTCTATATTCTTTATTTGGTAATGTGAATGCTCCATATGAGGAGGGGGACAAATTGTCACAGGTGGATGCTGCCAAAAGGATACGCATGATAGAGATGGATATGGGAAAACATGGGATACAGTATAGTCATTTCTCTATGATGAACTTG TTGAAAGCTCTAGGTGCAGAGGGGATGAAGAAGGAGGTTCTTCAGTATTTAAATTTGGCAGAGAACCTCTTCTATTACAATAACACTAGTCTGGGGATGCCTGTTTACAACACGGTGTTGCATTTTTTGGTTGATTCCAAGGAA ATTTACATGGCAATAGAATTATTCAATAATATGAAGAATTCTGGTTTCTTTCCGGATGCTGCAACGTTTGAGATCATGTTAGACTGTTGTAGTGTGATGGGATGCTTGAAATCAGCTTTTGCTCTTCTCTCCTTGATGATTCGCTCAGGGTTTTGTCCACAGATATTAACTTATACGAGCCTAGTAAAG ATTGTGCTGGGATTTGGGAGATTTGATGATGCCTTGAACCTTTTGGATCAAGCCAGTTCAGAAGGGATTGAACTTGATGTCATTATAATGAATACAATCATGCGGAAAGCTTGTGAAAAG GCAAGGATCGATGTTATTGAGTTTCTCGTTGAGAAGATGAACCGTGAAAAGATCCAACCTGACCCTTCAACTTGTCATAATGTCTTCTCTGCATATGTGAACCTCGGCTATCACAGCACTGCCATGGAAGCACTGCAAGTACTGAGCATGCGTATGTTATTATGCGAAGAAGATGATGACTCTGTGACAGAATATATGGAAAACTTTGTGCTTGCAGAAGACACGGGAGCTGATTCACGTATTGCGGAATTCTTCAAATGCTCTAGAGAGTACCTGGGTTTTGCTCTCTTCAACTTGAGATGGTGTGCCATGCTGGGATATTCAGTTTGTTGTTCTCCTAATCAGAGTCCATGGGCAATGAGACTTGCAAGTTCCTATGATGGCTACAAGAATCTCATAAGATGA
- the LOC103500041 gene encoding pentatricopeptide repeat-containing protein At1g76280 isoform X3 — protein MHRASFRLGSIADSIYRFKPHELVRKQDASKLVFHRALLISKGSEIWGNGAESTAFMQIQIVDALRLGDRSKASNLLMVLGQEKCSLTADNFVRILSYCAKSPDPLFVMETWKIMEERGIFLNNTCSLLMIEALCKGGYLDEAFGLINFLAESHVMFPVLPVYNCFLRACAIRQSTVHASQCLDLMDHRMVGKNEATYSELLKLAVCQENSSSVHEIWTDFVKNYSPSVSSLRKFIWSFARLGDLTSAYTALQKMVALATGATGRKLQSLDIPIPLRTEFYHNNFNFEEKEPSIDEFFCKKMVPWNGDVGGISVNDMKCGETGPLTVPNNHRSSFVRKVLRWSSNDVMRSCSLAGNCGLAEQLMQQMHKLGLQPSSHTFDGFVRSVVSERGFSAGMEILKVMQQRGLEPYDSTLAAVSVSCSKALELDLAEALLERLSACPYPYPFNAFLSACGVMDQPERAMRMLVKMKQMKVVPDVRTYELLYSLFGNVNAPYEEGDKLSQVDAAKRIRMIEMDMGKHGIQYSHFSMMNLLKALGAEGMKKEVLQYLNLAENLFYYNNTSLGMPVYNTVLHFLVDSKEIYMAIELFNNMKNSGFFPDAATFEIMLDCCSVMGCLKSAFALLSLMIRSGFCPQILTYTSLVKNYTSCELECLLMPSYTSLNTKSHVLKGKAL, from the exons ATGCACAG GGCAAGCTTTCGTTTGGGATCAATAGCTGACTCGATATATAGATTCAAGCCGCACGAACTT GTGCGAAAACAGGATGCAAGCAAATTGGTATTCCATCGGGCGCTTCTCATCTCCAAGG GTAGTGAAATTTGGGGAAATGGAGCAGAGTCAACTGCATTCATGCAAATACAGATCGTCGATGCACTTCGTCTGGGTGATAGAAGTAAGGCATCCAACCTGCTTATGGTTCTTGGCCAGGAAAAGTGCTCTTTAACTGCAGATAATTTTGTTCGCATTTTGAGCTACTGTGCAAAATCCCCTGATCCGCTG TTTGTCATGGAGACTTGGAAAATAATGGAAGAAAGAGGAATTTTTCTAAATAACACATGCTCCTTACTTATGATAGAAGCACTCTGTAAAGGGGGTTACTTGGATGAG GCATTTGGTCTTATAAATTTCCTAGCAGAAAGTCATGTAATGTTCCCTGTTCTGCCTGTGTACAATTGTTTCTTGAGAGCCTGTGCCATAAGACAAAGTACGGTTCATGCTAGTCAATGTTTGGATCTTATGGATCACAGAATGGTTGGGAAGAATGAAGCTACATATTCTGAGCTACTCAAG CTTGCAGTTTGTCAGGAAAACTCGTCTTCTGTGCATGAAATCTGGACAGACTTTGTAAAAAACTACAGTCCAAGTGTTTCATCGCTGAGGAAGTTTATATGGTCTTTCGCAAGGCTGGGAGACCTGACATCTGCATATACTGCACTGCAAAAGATGGTGGCTTTGGCTACTGGAGCCACAGGAAGAAAGTTACAATCTTTGGACATTCCTATACCTTTAAGAACTGAATTTTatcataataattttaattttgaggaAAAAGAACCCTCTATTGATGAGTTCTTCTGTAAGAAAATGGTCCCCTGGAATGGTGACGTAGGGGGGATTTCTGTTAATGATATGAAATGTGGAGAAACTGGTCCATTAACTGTGCCAAACAATCACAGAAGCAGTTTTGTAAGGAAGGTTTTGAGATGGTCTTCCAATGATGTGATGCGTTCATGCTCTCTTGCTGGGAACTGTGGTCTTGCAGAGCAGCTAATGCAACAG ATGCATAAACTTGGATTGCAACCGTCATCCCACACATTTGATGGTTTTGTTAGATCAGTTGTCTCAGAGAGAGGTTTCAGTGCTGGCATGGAAATA TTAAAAGTAATGCAACAGAGGGGATTGGAGCCATATGATTCAACTCTTGCTGCTGTTTCAGTAAGTTGTAGCAAGGCACTAGAACTTGATTTGGCTGAAGCTCTACTTGAACGACTTTCAGCTTGTCCTTACCCGTACCCCTTCAATGCATTTCTTTCTGCATGTGGCGTGATG GATCAGCCTGAACGTGCCATGCGTATGCTTGTTAAAATGAAACAAATGAAGGTGGTTCCAGATGTCAGGACCTATGAGCTTCTATATTCTTTATTTGGTAATGTGAATGCTCCATATGAGGAGGGGGACAAATTGTCACAGGTGGATGCTGCCAAAAGGATACGCATGATAGAGATGGATATGGGAAAACATGGGATACAGTATAGTCATTTCTCTATGATGAACTTG TTGAAAGCTCTAGGTGCAGAGGGGATGAAGAAGGAGGTTCTTCAGTATTTAAATTTGGCAGAGAACCTCTTCTATTACAATAACACTAGTCTGGGGATGCCTGTTTACAACACGGTGTTGCATTTTTTGGTTGATTCCAAGGAA ATTTACATGGCAATAGAATTATTCAATAATATGAAGAATTCTGGTTTCTTTCCGGATGCTGCAACGTTTGAGATCATGTTAGACTGTTGTAGTGTGATGGGATGCTTGAAATCAGCTTTTGCTCTTCTCTCCTTGATGATTCGCTCAGGGTTTTGTCCACAGATATTAACTTATACGAGCCTAGTAAAG AATTATACGAGTTGTGAACTTGAATGTTTGCTGATGCCCTCATACACAAGTCTGAACACAAAAAGCCATGTATTAAAGGGGAAGGCTCTGTAG
- the LOC103500041 gene encoding pentatricopeptide repeat-containing protein At1g76280 isoform X2 — protein sequence MQIQIVDALRLGDRSKASNLLMVLGQEKCSLTADNFVRILSYCAKSPDPLFVMETWKIMEERGIFLNNTCSLLMIEALCKGGYLDEAFGLINFLAESHVMFPVLPVYNCFLRACAIRQSTVHASQCLDLMDHRMVGKNEATYSELLKLAVCQENSSSVHEIWTDFVKNYSPSVSSLRKFIWSFARLGDLTSAYTALQKMVALATGATGRKLQSLDIPIPLRTEFYHNNFNFEEKEPSIDEFFCKKMVPWNGDVGGISVNDMKCGETGPLTVPNNHRSSFVRKVLRWSSNDVMRSCSLAGNCGLAEQLMQQMHKLGLQPSSHTFDGFVRSVVSERGFSAGMEILKVMQQRGLEPYDSTLAAVSVSCSKALELDLAEALLERLSACPYPYPFNAFLSACGVMDQPERAMRMLVKMKQMKVVPDVRTYELLYSLFGNVNAPYEEGDKLSQVDAAKRIRMIEMDMGKHGIQYSHFSMMNLLKALGAEGMKKEVLQYLNLAENLFYYNNTSLGMPVYNTVLHFLVDSKEIYMAIELFNNMKNSGFFPDAATFEIMLDCCSVMGCLKSAFALLSLMIRSGFCPQILTYTSLVKIVLGFGRFDDALNLLDQASSEGIELDVIIMNTIMRKACEKARIDVIEFLVEKMNREKIQPDPSTCHNVFSAYVNLGYHSTAMEALQVLSMRMLLCEEDDDSVTEYMENFVLAEDTGADSRIAEFFKCSREYLGFALFNLRWCAMLGYSVCCSPNQSPWAMRLASSYDGYKNLIR from the exons ATGCAAATACAGATCGTCGATGCACTTCGTCTGGGTGATAGAAGTAAGGCATCCAACCTGCTTATGGTTCTTGGCCAGGAAAAGTGCTCTTTAACTGCAGATAATTTTGTTCGCATTTTGAGCTACTGTGCAAAATCCCCTGATCCGCTG TTTGTCATGGAGACTTGGAAAATAATGGAAGAAAGAGGAATTTTTCTAAATAACACATGCTCCTTACTTATGATAGAAGCACTCTGTAAAGGGGGTTACTTGGATGAG GCATTTGGTCTTATAAATTTCCTAGCAGAAAGTCATGTAATGTTCCCTGTTCTGCCTGTGTACAATTGTTTCTTGAGAGCCTGTGCCATAAGACAAAGTACGGTTCATGCTAGTCAATGTTTGGATCTTATGGATCACAGAATGGTTGGGAAGAATGAAGCTACATATTCTGAGCTACTCAAG CTTGCAGTTTGTCAGGAAAACTCGTCTTCTGTGCATGAAATCTGGACAGACTTTGTAAAAAACTACAGTCCAAGTGTTTCATCGCTGAGGAAGTTTATATGGTCTTTCGCAAGGCTGGGAGACCTGACATCTGCATATACTGCACTGCAAAAGATGGTGGCTTTGGCTACTGGAGCCACAGGAAGAAAGTTACAATCTTTGGACATTCCTATACCTTTAAGAACTGAATTTTatcataataattttaattttgaggaAAAAGAACCCTCTATTGATGAGTTCTTCTGTAAGAAAATGGTCCCCTGGAATGGTGACGTAGGGGGGATTTCTGTTAATGATATGAAATGTGGAGAAACTGGTCCATTAACTGTGCCAAACAATCACAGAAGCAGTTTTGTAAGGAAGGTTTTGAGATGGTCTTCCAATGATGTGATGCGTTCATGCTCTCTTGCTGGGAACTGTGGTCTTGCAGAGCAGCTAATGCAACAG ATGCATAAACTTGGATTGCAACCGTCATCCCACACATTTGATGGTTTTGTTAGATCAGTTGTCTCAGAGAGAGGTTTCAGTGCTGGCATGGAAATA TTAAAAGTAATGCAACAGAGGGGATTGGAGCCATATGATTCAACTCTTGCTGCTGTTTCAGTAAGTTGTAGCAAGGCACTAGAACTTGATTTGGCTGAAGCTCTACTTGAACGACTTTCAGCTTGTCCTTACCCGTACCCCTTCAATGCATTTCTTTCTGCATGTGGCGTGATG GATCAGCCTGAACGTGCCATGCGTATGCTTGTTAAAATGAAACAAATGAAGGTGGTTCCAGATGTCAGGACCTATGAGCTTCTATATTCTTTATTTGGTAATGTGAATGCTCCATATGAGGAGGGGGACAAATTGTCACAGGTGGATGCTGCCAAAAGGATACGCATGATAGAGATGGATATGGGAAAACATGGGATACAGTATAGTCATTTCTCTATGATGAACTTG TTGAAAGCTCTAGGTGCAGAGGGGATGAAGAAGGAGGTTCTTCAGTATTTAAATTTGGCAGAGAACCTCTTCTATTACAATAACACTAGTCTGGGGATGCCTGTTTACAACACGGTGTTGCATTTTTTGGTTGATTCCAAGGAA ATTTACATGGCAATAGAATTATTCAATAATATGAAGAATTCTGGTTTCTTTCCGGATGCTGCAACGTTTGAGATCATGTTAGACTGTTGTAGTGTGATGGGATGCTTGAAATCAGCTTTTGCTCTTCTCTCCTTGATGATTCGCTCAGGGTTTTGTCCACAGATATTAACTTATACGAGCCTAGTAAAG ATTGTGCTGGGATTTGGGAGATTTGATGATGCCTTGAACCTTTTGGATCAAGCCAGTTCAGAAGGGATTGAACTTGATGTCATTATAATGAATACAATCATGCGGAAAGCTTGTGAAAAG GCAAGGATCGATGTTATTGAGTTTCTCGTTGAGAAGATGAACCGTGAAAAGATCCAACCTGACCCTTCAACTTGTCATAATGTCTTCTCTGCATATGTGAACCTCGGCTATCACAGCACTGCCATGGAAGCACTGCAAGTACTGAGCATGCGTATGTTATTATGCGAAGAAGATGATGACTCTGTGACAGAATATATGGAAAACTTTGTGCTTGCAGAAGACACGGGAGCTGATTCACGTATTGCGGAATTCTTCAAATGCTCTAGAGAGTACCTGGGTTTTGCTCTCTTCAACTTGAGATGGTGTGCCATGCTGGGATATTCAGTTTGTTGTTCTCCTAATCAGAGTCCATGGGCAATGAGACTTGCAAGTTCCTATGATGGCTACAAGAATCTCATAAGATGA